aaaaaaaaaaggaaagaaagaaacagacctAAAAACACATATCTCAATTAGAAAGAAATGGCCTTCGggtggctggcgctgcagtgtagtgggtaaagttgctgcctgaggtgccggttccccatgtggctgctggttcaagtcctagctgctccacttctgatccaactccctgaagatgacccaagtccttgggcctctccacctgtgtgggagacctggaagaagctcctggctcctggcttcggactggcccatctctggtcattgcagccatttggagagtgaattagcagatggaagatgtctctctctctctctcctctttctcccctccttcctctctctctctctcccttccttcccccctccctccctctctctctctctctctgcctctgtataactctgcctttcaaacaaacaaaaaaacccagacaGACATAGTCcggggggccagcactatggcgtaatAGGTTAAGTaagcctttacctgcagtgctggcatcccatatgggcaatggtttgagtccggactgcttcacttcctatccagctccctgcagatgacctggaaaagcagtggaagatggcccaagtgcttgggcccctgcacccacatgggagagccaaagCAGCTCCTGCCtactgacttcagattggcctaactccagctgttgcaaccatttggggagtgaataagcagatggaagacctcgctctctgccttcctctctctctgtaattctgtctctcaaataaataaataaataaataagtctttaaaggaGGGggtggcactatggcgcagtggattaaagccccagcctgcagcgcgggtgctggcatcccatatgggcaatggtttgagtcccagctattccacttctgatccagctctctgctatggcctgggaaaacagaagatggcccaagtccttgtgcccttgtacccgtgtgggagacctggaagaaactcctggctcctggctttggatcaactcagctctggttgttttagtcatttggggagtcaatcagctgATGGACTACCTTTCactctggctgtacctctctctgtaactcttccaaataaataaaaaaaagaaatctttaaaaaaaaagaaagaaaaaaaaagacatgacccAAGAAAATTAACCACAAATGAATACATGAACTAGCAGtactagagaaataaaatattctagaaGTAAATATAGTCACAGTATACCTTCAAGAGTATCCTAATAGAtgctaaaaaatgattttaaaaaacataaaaagcagTTAAAGCTTATTATTTAGAAACAGAAGGACCTGGGAGAGGAAGTAACCTTTGAAAGCTCAAGCTATAGAAAGTGAATGCCCCTTGGAAGCAGGAATTGTCTGTCACAAGCTGTTGGAGTACTAACATGACTCTGAAACCTATAGGCACGTATTATTGATGACAGTAAAGATAAACACATTTGGTATGGGCACTGAGAGGCAGTAGTGTAAGCCACCAcccaggacacccacaccccacattggaacatctggttggagtcctggctattccatacttcagatccagcttcccgctaatatccctgggaaagcagcagataatggcccaagcacttgtgttcctgttacctatgtgggaaacctggatggagttccaggctcctggcttcagcctggcccagccgcagctgttgcaggcatttagagaatatgccagcagatggaagccaagTGTacccctgtcactctgtctttcaaatattaatacagctctgaaaagaaaaaaaggggaaaaagaaaaccagCGGAATAAAATCTTCCAAATAAGGTATTATTTTCTATCATTTGGGGATGGGGGCTCAAATTTAGAGAAATAATCATGAAGATATTTTAGAATTAAACAGCAAGGTCCAAGAAACAGACACAAAACAAGGTAACAAAATTCCCAATCTGGCAAGGGACTTCTACTCACCATCTCTCTGGCTATTTCCAGCGCTTCTTGCAGGCCGTAGAGCCTGCCGCAGACCAGGTAGATACCATTTGCCCAGAGAATACAACCCTCATGGACCCAAAATTCATTGCTGTCAAGAGGTAGTTCAGGGATCTGTAGCTCCGGCTCAGGGCCCCCTTCTGAGGTGGCGGGCACGGGGGGCTTTGAGTCCAAAGCAGTCTTCTCGCTGCTGCCCTCCGCAGCGGCTTTTTTACAAGGAAGCCCCCTGGACAGGGCCCGAGGGCCTCCGCCACAGTCTTCCGAGCGGTGGCGCCGCTTAAACCTGGGGTGCGCAGCCAGGCTCCTCTGCTCCTTCTGCTgttgctgctcctcctcctcctcagtgtcCGTCTTGGAGCCATTCGAAGCGCTTTTGTGCCGTACCTTGACTTTGCTCTGCATTTCCGCGGCCCTCTTAGGGGGCGGATTCTTCGGGAGAGTGGCTGCGTACTCTTGCGGATAAAAGGGCCCAAAGAGGTCGCCCATGTTCCGGTAACTGGCCCACTTGCCACAAAGACAGCAAACCAGGTGTCCCATAACAGACGACTCTGTCACCACAGGGCCCTGCAGCACAAAGGACGAAGCTGGGAGCACCTTGCTTTCAgtgctgctggggggaggggtcagTGACCTCTGGCCCTTGCGACCCCTCACCAATTTGGTCTGTTCTTCTTCTTCAGCATTGATGATTGTACACACAGCTCCGAGTTCACACTTATTCACTACATGGATGTAAGGGAAGAAAGACTTGTTCTTGGCGTCAGTTTTATCCAGCGGCTGGGTGGCGTACTTCAGTTTGATCTCAGGTTCTTGAGGTTCTACGATGGGAACTGCTTGTTTGGTTTTCCGCTTCCTTGGCTGGGCCCCaggcttccttctctccctccgcTGCCTCTGCTTTTTTGGCTTTGGTTCTCCATCTGCAGAACCTTCTGGTATCTGCGGGGGCTGaggtgggggaggcgggggctgCTGCTGTTTCTTCTGCTTATTCACGCTCCCAATGGGTCTCCCCTTCTTCTTTCCGGATGGGAAATATCCCTTTGGAGGGAAACTCTCCTGTTTAGGCGAAATCGTCACTgtatcattctctttctcttcagcCTTGGGGTTTGTCTCGGGGGCCAATATGCCCACTGGGGGTACATTCTTTGAGTCAGTGAAGATTAAAGGTGCAGTCCCACCCAGCGGACCATCTGGTCTCCCTTGGTTACCAGGCTTCTGTGAGGTCACAGAGGCCATGGCACCAGGGGGTTCCTTTCCAGCAGCAACTGTCTCTGGACGTGTCTCTGTCTTCACTTTGTCGTCCCCACTGCCACGCCAGTCTTCTGAAGACCGTGAGAGAGGCTTCTCCACACTCAGCTCCTGGCGTGCTGGGCTCACCAGGTCAGACACCACCTCGCCTTTTCTCTTCTCCGTCTCAGCGTCTTGAATGGCTGCGCTGCCGCCCTCGGGAGGCCCACTCTTCAGAGACAGGATGTCGTCGAGCGTCACCGtgtctcccccagcctctgcgCTGTTCGAGGAGGCACTCCTCCTGATGTTTGGGGATGTGATCTTCTGAACTATAGCTTCCAATTTCAGTCCCCGTCCTTTCCGCGGGGGCAGTATTTTGGTCTTAGCAGGGCTGGTGAGGGTAACAGCAGGGCAATTTCTGTTATCTGGACTTGGAAGGTCCTTGGCAGACTCTCTCTTAGGGATAGACTTGATGTCCTGACTGTGAGAAAGATGGGCATAGGAATTGAATGCTTTATCAGCGCCTTCTTTCGGTGGGTGAAGGAGGCGTCCTTTATCATCAGTGTTGCTGTTCTTTACCTCCTGTGACTGCCTCttactgggaatgggagagatgAAGGAACGGACACGCCTCCTCATAATTAAGGGGTTTTGAGAAGAGTGGTCCTCTTGACCTGGAAGCCTCAGCATGACATTACCAGGTTTGGATGACTGTGCAGACTCAGCTAGTCCATGTCCGTCAGTCTCATGGGGCGGCCCATACCTTTTCTGATTGGACATCCCTGGAGGACCGCTGCTTTTGGCTGGAGAGGTTTGCCGAGAAAGATCCCAACAAGATTCTTGCTGCAACTTCTGGGAGCCATGCTTCAGTTCCATGCCTTTGTTGGGCAGACCATCACCAGGCATGAGACAGCGCCCGGCCTCCTGAGTGCTGGAGTCATGGTAAGTCCCTACCGGCGGGCCATACATCATACCATCCTTGTCATTTTTCAGAGGGCTCCGTACTCTGTCAAGAAACTGCTGCTGCCGTGGGCTCTTCCGGGGCCCCTCCTgccggtgctgtgctgcagcGATCACGCCCTGAGCAGAGCTGCTGCTCCAGTCCTTGTACTCCTCTTGTTGCTGTTGGTACATCTGCCTCTTGTAATGGAGCTGAGAATTCAGACCTGTGGGGTCCCCATAGGCGTGAGCCCGAGTGTTTGCATGATAAGCAGAGGCCAGGCTTTCTGAATTGGGAGAAAAGGGAGCATGTAGAGAACTCCTGTTGGCCCTCTCTGAGAAAGCCATGTGTGGGTTCATGTGATGAGGGTCTccccctgggcctctgctccGCCCAGGAGACATCTTCAACTTTTCTGCAAAGTCATGATACTGAGAAGGAGACCGACCCCTCATACTTTCCCGGCCACCAACCCTGCTGGGGACCCGACGCACTGGCGTGGGTCTGCTGTCCTGGGGACCGTAGTCTGAGAGGGAATCGTGGGCTGCTGCCCCTGGACTGGCATTACCACGGTAAGACTCGTGCTTGATGCTGCTAGGATGGCAGTGGTCTCCAGACTTCTTGTTGTTGAAACTAGCTTGGGATTTGGATTGTTCAAAGTCTTCCTCTTTGATCTGCCCGCTCTGGGATTTCAGCTTTGCTTCCATGGATACCAACCCACCTGGAAGAATGACGGACTGACTTAAGTTTGGGTTCAGACGTTCATTCCTCCCAATTCTGGTGTCAGCACCCATGTGCGCCAGGGAGTGGGCCCCTGGGTCCCTGACAATCTGTCTCAGTGGAGAAATGTCACAGATCACGGATCTTCTTTCAGAGAGGGAGCCTCCGGGCTCATGGGCTGATGATGGAGGCTCTAGTTCAAACTTTCTGGGAATTGGATAGTCAGCCAAATTGATCTGCTTCAGTTCAGGAGCTGTGCTGCCAGCTTTCCTCTCCCAGGGGCCCCAGTGAGGGTTTTCTAACAGGGATCCAATGCTTTTGTTCAGTAGGCCCCTGCTGGCTAATTCATTGGTTTGACTGACTAAGACATTGGGCCTTGAGGTTCCTTCTAGCCCGGCAGCCATCCCCTGGTGCTCTTGAGCACTCCTGGAGTATCTCCTGTCCGGGTGGTGGTGGTAACCTTGGAGCACTtcctgcaggaggctggggaacTTCTCGTTTCTACCCTTTCGTTCCCCATGGCCAGTGAAATCTCCCTTTTCTTGCCCTGTAGGATACTGAGGGAAGCTGCTGACATTTCGCGACATAGCAGACCCAAAACTGTCTTTGTAACTGTAGCGCAGGCTTCCGGGGGATTTGCTAGGCTCGGTCCTGCCTGTGAACGCAGGCCCCGCTGCAGTGTGGCCAGCCTGGCCATTGCCCTCTCCATTGTGGCTGGAGTTGCTATCTCCGTTTTTGCTTCCTTTGCTCCCTCCTCCTGGAGGCTCCGGCTGAGGAAGTGGGGCAAGACTGCTTTCCTTGGCCGCACCGTTGCTGGGGGGCCTCTGAGTGGCTGCAGGATCATCCTCCTGGGAGCCTTTATCTTGTCCACCAGGCTTTTCTACCCTACTTGCCATGGTTTCCCGGGAGACAATTACCCCAACCGTCTTTTCATTGACTTTTGGGTTCCCCTCAGAGGACAAGGCTGTGTCCTTGACACTTGGCGAGGTGGCTTCTTCTCTGGCTACAGGACTGGCACTGAGTCTGGGGGCTTCGTTCTGAGCACCTTGTGCGGGTGAGGAGCCAGCTTTCTCCGAGGCCCCCCCCTTGTAGGTGGTGTCAGAACTGGTGCTCTGGCCACTCAGCTGCCTCACTCTCTCCCCTTGATCCTCTGAGCTGCTGGAGCAGCCGCCGTCCAAGGACTCTGCCAGAGGGGACTTCAGCTGTTCTTCAGGCTGTGAGGAGCCCTCAGAGTTTGTGCAACTGTCCGCTTTCTTAGAAGATGAGGAGGGCCTCTTGGAAGTCTTCTTCTGAGGTGTCAGGGCATCTGAGAGTAACATGTGCTGGACAGTGTTAGGAAGATTGGCCACTTGAGTACTCAGGGCACTCAGACTACTCAACCCAGGATCTGTCAGTCGTTTCTCTGGCGCCCCTTCCAGTCCAAACCCTTTGAGGCCTGCAGCATGAGAATTAGGACTGGGCATCATGGATGGGGTTGGACTGAGCTGAGGCATTAACTGTAAAATTCTGTTTCTGGAACCCATGGGCACACTGCCTTGCCCGCACTGGAGATTCTCTCCACTCTGCATGAGAGGAGATGGAGTAGAGCTGCAGCTTGGAGACTGGACCACCGAGGCAGCCGGAGAAGGGTTAGAAATGGGGCTGAAGTTCTGGTGGAACTGCATGGGGGACCTCACAGGAACCTCGGGCTGGTTATACTGCCCCACCTGGCTCTGTAGGGGCAGCTTGGTGGCAGCGTTGGTGTACTGCATCACGTGCTGAGcggggtgctgctgctgctgctgctgctgctgctgctgcccctgctgggtCCCTTGTGGAATCTTTGCCTGTTCGAAATTTTTCATGGATTGAGGCTGATAGCTGTAATTTGATTGTGTTCCATAAGCCTGTGCATTAGACCCCACATTATGGCCTTCATACTGGGACCCAGCATTCACGCTGTAACTGCCATCATAGCTCTGTCCAGACTGACTGAAGCGctgtggggaagggaaggaggaggaggaggaggaagaaacagaggacTGGTAGTGTTGGCCAAACTGACCCACTCTTAACTGGTAACCAGCCGCAGAGGATGGCAGAGTGGAAGGCCGCTGCATGGGCTGGAGATGGGACGAGCTGGACGCCGGCTGAGCAGTGGCCTGTGGCAGAGGCTGATGGgactggtaaagctgctgcctcaaCTGCTGtacttgctgctgctgctgctgctgctgctgctgctgctggctagAGGCCTGCTGCTGATACTGAGCACTCCCTGGGGAAAAGGGCCCCGTGTAATCCTGCTGATAGTGGGACACACTACCGAGGGCAGAGTGCTGGGCTGGAAACTGGCCCACGTGGCCCTCACTCCCGTACTGATTGCCAAAGCTGCTCCCCTGGGGGGGGCCGTAGCTCTGCACAGGCCCAGAAGGCCTTCGTTGAGGAGGCTGTGGGGTTCCTGTTGCCACGGGGTCTTTGTTGCCTGCCATGTAGTAAAAATCTCCAGCCTCTTTCCTAAACCCCTGGTAGCCTTGGTGGCCAGAGGTGTCACTAGCCAttgctgcagcagctgctgctgtccCTCGACGGCCACCACcactgccgctgccgctgccgccaccACCTGCACCTCCAAAATTCTGGAACATCTGGGCCTGGCGAGGGCTGAACTCTTCTATCCGGGATGAGCCGTGTACCTCCTGCGGGTAGCTCTGCTGGTTTCCGTGGTAACTGCTTTGCTCCCGGAAGGACTGCATACTGTTCAGCAGCACAGCAGCGGGCCAGCAGCCCTcctggaaatggaaaaaaataaagacatcagACATGGGTCTCTACATACAAGTAAAATCAAGTCAAGACGATGGAGGGTATAGGATAATTCAGACGTCCAGGTGAAGCTGTCCAGTCTGAATTTCAATTCCTTTTATTCCTTATCCTGTCCATTTTTAGACAGGCAAACAGCAGAGAAATGGCCTCAATGTGAGGCAGGAATCTAGGCAGAGTGAAAAGAACACTGGATGTATGCAAATTTAAggggttttttttaataacttcatTATCAGACAAATGAGCCCCCAAATTcaaatgggtttttaaaaaggGGTTTTGTTAttactagaaatgaaaaacagcaaTACTTGGAATCTTCCAActatggtgggggaggggtgagaaaaacccaattttcttttctttttttgctttcatgCATGAGATTGATCACTGCACTGGCTGCTTGCCTCACTCCCTACACTGAGAAGATGGAGCTGGCAGCTTTACTCTGATCACCGATGACCCATGCTGACCAGTGCACACAGGACACTTCCCTCTTCTCACTTGGGTTCCCTCCGCAGCAGTCATCCACATAAACTTTGGGCTCAACTTCTTCTTGATAACACACTGTGACAATGCACCCCTCTCAAATGCGCACCTCAAATCCCAGATACAAAGGGTTAGACTTAAGCCAGAGTGGCAGACACTATTCTTTCAGATCCTGTTCAGGGGTTCACAAGAAGTCCTGGCAGCTTTAAGGCCCACCTGGCTCACTGCTTGCCGACCGGGTATTCACTAAGTGATTGCTGGCCATTACTGTGAGGGAAGGAACTGAAACGTGCACTTGGAGGGCAGCAAGGACAGAAAACAAAGTAAGAACTGAGCAGGCTGAGGACCCAGATTCCTCCCAAGCCACCTGACCGGGCTACCACTTCCTCTGGTTCCTAGCCCATTTCATGACGCAAAGATGCTGCCTTTCCCTTTGCCTGCGCCTGGCTTCTTCCCGGAGTCAGAGATGAACAGGACAAGGCCAGACTTGAAATGACTTAAAATCAATTGTTTAAAGAAGAGGTTACGAAGCACACATAAGCTAGGGTAAGGCACTAACAGTTTTCCCACAACAGTTTATGCAGCTCATTTTCTTAGTTTCTCTCAAGGGGAGCTGAAAACAGCACTGCCTGCAGAAAGTTCAGTGATCCTTTAAAAAAACTCAGCTTTACCCCTGCTCTGACTGCCCGCCTACACTCTGCTCCAGCCTGATGACCACTTTGCTCCTGGAACACACTTCTACCCAGAAACTCTCCAGCAACTCTGCTCTCGCCTACCATATTTCCCTGAGAGCTGCAGGACTTGCCCACTCGCTTCCTTCCAGTCTCTGGGCAAGCACCACCTGGCTGATACGGTCTTTCCTGGCCATCCAACAAATTAACAGTTGCCCCACACCCtcatcctgccttttttttttttttttttttttttttttttttttttttgacaggcagagtggacagtgagagagagagacagagagaaaggtcttcctttgcccttggttcaccctccaatggctgccgcggccggcgcaccgtgctgatccgatggcaggagccaggtacttctggtttcccatggggtgcagggcccaagcactcggaccatcctccactgcactccctggccacagcagaaagctggcctggaagaggggcaaccgggacagaatccggcgccccgaccgggactagaacccggtgtgccggtgccgcaaggcggaggattagcctagtgagccgcggcgccagcccctcctcctgctttATTCCCTACCCACACCTCAGGGCTGACTTACTCACAATAGACAGAAAACTCGACTTGTTTAGTCTGTCCTCCTCCAGTATGTAATCTCCTTAAAGAGAAAAGACTGTCTGTTCCTTGCTGTTATCCTCACATCATAAGACAGTAAGGAGCACGTGGTAGGCATTCTAGGTGAATGATTAAATGGTGTAGAGAACCAGGCTAGAACTTATATATTCAGAGATGGGGCATGGAGCACAGTGAGATAAAAGAATTGTAGGAAGAGACAATGGGAGAATAACTGGTCTAAAAGGCAGAGAGCTAAAGAATACCAAAAGACTTTGCCTATAAAATCCTCCAGGTCTGTTCCAGGGTAAAACACCCAATTTTGGTTTGCACGAGGACCATAAGGAAAGACTTTCAAAAAGCCGACATAGATCACAACAGAAGATGGTCAATGATCCCAAGTGTTACAGCCTGACACACTTCTCAATGAAATATCTTGAAGTGTACTTCCCTAGCTATTAAGTTTGATTACATGGTCACATGACTCAaagtcatctttaaaaaaaatttctatttgaaaagcacagtgagagagagccagataacagagaaagagatcttccacctgctggttcactccccaaatggtcccaacggctgggtctgggccataccaaagcaaggagccaggagcttcatctgagtttctcagatgggtggcaggggcccaagtactcgggtcatcttcctctgctttcccaggcccagtagcgggaagctggatcgcaagttcaacagccaggacttgaacctgtgctctgataaatgatgccagcattgcaggaggtgtattaacctgctgcgccacaacaccagcctctccaAGCCATCTTGAGAAATATTCACAAATAATGGCAGACACCAAGGGAACCACTTCTCCGTCTCTTCAAAGGCCTGTGCAGGACACTGCTGCTTCTCGGTTCCAGCGGATCCCCGGTGACTTGAATGCTCCCTGCAGTGCTTTCCTGATGCGGCTCTGGACCTCCACGCACCGCCTCGTTCGATCCTCCCACCACCACACTGACATCCTCATCCTGCAGGTGAGGAAGCTGCAGCACAGAGCTCACAGACTTCCTGAACAACACGACCCGTCACCAGTGTGGCAGCTCCTACAGGCCACgctcttcagctctctgctatggctgggaaagcagtggaatgtggcccatgtgcttgggcccctgcacccatgtgcgagacctggaagaagctcctggctcctggtttcagctccagccgttgaggccatttggagagtgaaccagcagatggaaggtctttctgtctctccctctcactgtctgtaactctacctctcaaataaatgaataaaatctttaaaaccacaacaacaaaaaaataaaaacagctctACCCATGTGTTTTAAGTGGTAAGCCACTGCTCTGGTTCTTAGTGGCACTGGTCTTCCTTAGATGTGGGGGGAGCTGTATGGGGACTAAGTTGAACAAAAATATTAACGCTGGTGGTTTAAATTAATGAAAAGCTTGAGAACAATTTCTCTATCAATTACATCTTATTTAATTAATCCTTCTGGAAACAAGACTTCTGAAGACGTGAGTGTGTGAATAAGGCTGCTGTTTGCCTACATAGGGGCCACTGAGAGCGAAAAACCACCAGACATCAGGCTGCTGGTCACTGAAGGAACCTGATCTCCAGATGGGAAAACAGACCAGGTCTGCTTCAGGCCTCCCCTGGCAGGTACGGCACAATTCCTCCTGCTGCTATGGTTCTAGTTTATGGACTAGAAGAAAAATGACTACAGCCAATACTTCCTGCAGGTGCCAGTCAAGCTAAATATTCCAAGTGTACTGAAGCAGCTGAGTACCAGAAGGTGGCTGCCAAGGTTATCTTTTTCAGGAGTTCCAAGTAAAGTGATCAGGAAAAGCAAGTACACCAGCAACAGAGAATGTgaagtgaggggctggcgctgaggcgtaggaagttaagcctccacctgtggtgccggcatcccatatgggcaccagttcaaggccgggctgctcctcttcctatcaagctctctgctatggcctggaaaagcagaaggctgcccaagtgcttgggcccctgtacccacatgggagacccggaagaagctcctggctcctggcttcagatcagctgcagccatctggggagtgaaccagcggatggaagatctttctctgtctctccctctctgtaactctacctctcaaataaaatctttaaaaagtataaattgaGAGTCTATGTAATTTTACCATGACCACAAAAAATGAGTTAGAGATCACTCCAACACTATCCCACCATTTAAAAAAACCATCAGTGTAATCTGTCTTAAATTACTGTGATTAATAATGACAAATGCCTGAGTTTCCTtagctgctttcacaggcccaACACCACTCTCCTCCATCAGGCTCCTCCCCCTTTCCAGGTACCGGTGTCCTCTCTCggttcagatttcttttttttttttctttttttttttttttcttttttgataggcagagtggacagtgagagagagagacaggtcttcccttgccgttggttcaccctccaatggccgccgctgcagccggcgcagcgcgctgatccgatggcaggagccaggatccaggtgcttttccctggtctcccatggggtgcagggcccaagcacctgggccatcctccactgcactccctggccatagcagagcgctggcctggaagaggggcaaccgggacagaatccggcgccccgaccgggactagaacccgcaaggtggaggattagcctattgagccacggcgccggctctcggTTCAGATTTCATCACTGCttgcttctgtttccttcctcGCCTTTAAAGTAAAAGGCTCCAATCCTCAAGACACTAACAGAACCGGCTGCTGCAGGTTTTGGCCCTTGTGTGGGAGGTAACTTCAGTCTGCCCCCAAGGCCTGCTCCTTACTCTCCCATTTTCACACTAATCTACTCCTAGGGCACCACAGGGACTAGGCACAGGCTCTGCCACCTGGTCCAGCTTAGCTGGTAAAAGGCAGGACCACAGTTAGAAAGGGAATTATTCTGGCTCCCACTCTGGAGATTGAGGTCGGCTAAGTAAGACTTTTTACCAGTGACTGCAACCACAGCTCTGGGGGCAACCTGCACATTGGGCCACTTTTCTCTTGCCCTTCAGGCCTAGGAAGTAGATTCTAGAACCTCTTTCCAGCACGGTTCTAGGTTAGTTTGTAAAAAGCAGCACGAGAGATCTGGAAGGTG
The window above is part of the Oryctolagus cuniculus chromosome 11, mOryCun1.1, whole genome shotgun sequence genome. Proteins encoded here:
- the TCF20 gene encoding transcription factor 20 isoform X3, which gives rise to MQSFREQSSYHGNQQSYPQEVHGSSRIEEFSPRQAQMFQNFGGAGGGGSGSGSGGGRRGTAAAAAAMASDTSGHQGYQGFRKEAGDFYYMAGNKDPVATGTPQPPQRRPSGPVQSYGPPQGSSFGNQYGSEGHVGQFPAQHSALGSVSHYQQDYTGPFSPGSAQYQQQASSQQQQQQQQQQQQVQQLRQQLYQSHQPLPQATAQPASSSSHLQPMQRPSTLPSSAAGYQLRVGQFGQHYQSSVSSSSSSSFPSPQRFSQSGQSYDGSYSVNAGSQYEGHNVGSNAQAYGTQSNYSYQPQSMKNFEQAKIPQGTQQGQQQQQQQQQQHPAQHVMQYTNAATKLPLQSQVGQYNQPEVPVRSPMQFHQNFSPISNPSPAASVVQSPSCSSTPSPLMQSGENLQCGQGSVPMGSRNRILQLMPQLSPTPSMMPSPNSHAAGLKGFGLEGAPEKRLTDPGLSSLSALSTQVANLPNTVQHMLLSDALTPQKKTSKRPSSSSKKADSCTNSEGSSQPEEQLKSPLAESLDGGCSSSSEDQGERVRQLSGQSTSSDTTYKGGASEKAGSSPAQGAQNEAPRLSASPVAREEATSPSVKDTALSSEGNPKVNEKTVGVIVSRETMASRVEKPGGQDKGSQEDDPAATQRPPSNGAAKESSLAPLPQPEPPGGGSKGSKNGDSNSSHNGEGNGQAGHTAAGPAFTGRTEPSKSPGSLRYSYKDSFGSAMSRNVSSFPQYPTGQEKGDFTGHGERKGRNEKFPSLLQEVLQGYHHHPDRRYSRSAQEHQGMAAGLEGTSRPNVLVSQTNELASRGLLNKSIGSLLENPHWGPWERKAGSTAPELKQINLADYPIPRKFELEPPSSAHEPGGSLSERRSVICDISPLRQIVRDPGAHSLAHMGADTRIGRNERLNPNLSQSVILPGGLVSMEAKLKSQSGQIKEEDFEQSKSQASFNNKKSGDHCHPSSIKHESYRGNASPGAAAHDSLSDYGPQDSRPTPVRRVPSRVGGRESMRGRSPSQYHDFAEKLKMSPGRSRGPGGDPHHMNPHMAFSERANRSSLHAPFSPNSESLASAYHANTRAHAYGDPTGLNSQLHYKRQMYQQQQEEYKDWSSSSAQGVIAAAQHRQEGPRKSPRQQQFLDRVRSPLKNDKDGMMYGPPVGTYHDSSTQEAGRCLMPGDGLPNKGMELKHGSQKLQQESCWDLSRQTSPAKSSGPPGMSNQKRYGPPHETDGHGLAESAQSSKPGNVMLRLPGQEDHSSQNPLIMRRRVRSFISPIPSKRQSQEVKNSNTDDKGRLLHPPKEGADKAFNSYAHLSHSQDIKSIPKRESAKDLPSPDNRNCPAVTLTSPAKTKILPPRKGRGLKLEAIVQKITSPNIRRSASSNSAEAGGDTVTLDDILSLKSGPPEGGSAAIQDAETEKRKGEVVSDLVSPARQELSVEKPLSRSSEDWRGSGDDKVKTETRPETVAAGKEPPGAMASVTSQKPGNQGRPDGPLGGTAPLIFTDSKNVPPVGILAPETNPKAEEKENDTVTISPKQESFPPKGYFPSGKKKGRPIGSVNKQKKQQQPPPPPPQPPQIPEGSADGEPKPKKQRQRRERRKPGAQPRKRKTKQAVPIVEPQEPEIKLKYATQPLDKTDAKNKSFFPYIHVVNKCELGAVCTIINAEEEEQTKLVRGRKGQRSLTPPPSSTESKVLPASSFVLQGPVVTESSVMGHLVCCLCGKWASYRNMGDLFGPFYPQEYAATLPKNPPPKRAAEMQSKVKVRHKSASNGSKTDTEEEEEQQQQKEQRSLAAHPRFKRRHRSEDCGGGPRALSRGLPCKKAAAEGSSEKTALDSKPPVPATSEGGPEPELQIPELPLDSNEFWVHEGCILWANGIYLVCGRLYGLQEALEIAREMKCSHCQEAGATLGCYNKGCSFRYHYPCAVDADCLLHEENFSVRCPKHKVRLWR